In one window of Kosmotoga pacifica DNA:
- a CDS encoding FtsW/RodA/SpoVE family cell cycle protein: MRSQIIILSVFVSIMLAMGFVFIYSAGLSMEARLVGFYASEYLQRQLVAFFIGLLLASIAIFMQGSTHLRLSFLFYYPMTILLLTFVLFSQSRGGAHRWIELGSFSIQVSEFAKIVLLLILAAHFGKLKGEKATFWNTVIFPLIISAPIIGLTFIEPDLSTSIIMLAIVLIMMILGGAKLGYLLILFMAMTLIAVFLLKADLIKPYQLERLSEFFSSLKGQSHEQVSYSLLAISSGDTFGKGLGMGIVKYYLPVSYSDFIFATIGEEWGIFGMFLLMFSYVGFVMVISQIALRYVKNIGGKLFVIGFGFYVFLQATVNIGVNLGLFPPTGVTLPFVSYGGSSLISLILGLGISFSIILERGEDEIG; this comes from the coding sequence ATGAGAAGTCAGATAATCATCCTGAGTGTTTTTGTCAGCATCATGCTTGCAATGGGGTTTGTTTTCATATACAGTGCCGGGCTCAGTATGGAAGCAAGGCTCGTGGGTTTTTATGCTTCTGAGTACCTTCAAAGACAACTTGTGGCGTTTTTCATAGGTTTATTACTCGCTTCTATCGCGATCTTTATGCAGGGAAGTACTCATCTGCGTCTTTCCTTTCTCTTTTACTACCCTATGACAATCCTGCTTCTCACATTTGTTCTCTTCTCACAGAGTAGAGGGGGCGCTCATAGATGGATCGAACTGGGAAGTTTTTCCATACAGGTATCTGAATTCGCGAAGATCGTTTTGCTTTTGATCCTTGCAGCGCATTTTGGAAAACTCAAAGGGGAGAAGGCAACGTTCTGGAACACAGTAATCTTTCCTCTTATTATTTCAGCTCCAATAATTGGACTTACCTTCATTGAGCCAGACCTTTCGACTTCAATCATCATGCTTGCCATTGTTTTGATCATGATGATTCTTGGCGGTGCAAAACTCGGGTATTTACTTATTCTTTTTATGGCGATGACTCTGATAGCTGTTTTTCTATTGAAAGCCGACTTGATAAAGCCCTACCAACTTGAGAGGCTTTCAGAGTTCTTTTCTTCCCTCAAGGGGCAAAGTCACGAACAAGTCTCCTACAGCCTTCTAGCCATTTCTTCGGGTGATACCTTCGGGAAGGGTCTTGGAATGGGGATAGTGAAATATTATCTTCCTGTGAGCTATTCAGACTTTATTTTCGCAACTATAGGCGAAGAGTGGGGAATATTTGGCATGTTTCTTCTTATGTTTTCTTATGTCGGTTTTGTCATGGTTATTTCTCAGATAGCTTTGAGATACGTTAAAAATATAGGTGGTAAACTTTTTGTGATAGGCTTCGGTTTTTATGTGTTTCTTCAAGCAACCGTGAATATTGGGGTTAATCTTGGACTCTTTCCTCCAACAGGCGTCACTCTTCCTTTCGTGAGTTATGGCGGTTCTTCTTTGATTTCCCTTATCCTTGGGCTGGGAATCTCCTTTTCAATTATTCTTGAAAGAGGAGAGGATGAGATTGGCTAA
- the murC gene encoding UDP-N-acetylmuramate--L-alanine ligase: MKYHFIGIGGIGMSSLALHLAAEGKEVSGSNYEENERVEYLRQNDIRILIGHSPQNIGKPDVVIRTTAVSKNNPELVAAVEKGIPVLYRMELLKKVLSTNISLCVTGTDGKTTTTAMLSKIFIDAGKDPTVFLGGKVPFLEHANYRRGTGMTIAELDESDGFFASFKADHALITNVRFDHLEHYNNSHENFLDHLILFVNGVAGKIVYNHDDDVLRMLLGETKHVSFGKSGGYYRFKKRRAVGINQTFEVLEGDVSLGVFELNIPGEHNVYNALAAIAMARQFGIDVEVIKSSLATFVSADRRFTLRGYDEEKDVYLIDDYAHTPDEIRNTIKGAREAFPDKKLAVVFQPHRYSRLARENGRFAASLKGADEVCVFKLYDAYEKGSYALDETEVLDGLKKHNVPAHHHVDYYEVLKWVEKQEKAVVLFLGAGDVTEISHLSAFKLCSTR; encoded by the coding sequence TTGAAATATCACTTTATCGGAATTGGCGGGATTGGCATGAGTAGTCTCGCCCTTCATTTGGCGGCTGAGGGTAAAGAAGTTTCTGGATCAAATTATGAAGAGAATGAAAGAGTAGAATATTTAAGGCAAAATGACATTCGTATCTTAATTGGACATTCTCCACAAAATATTGGTAAGCCAGATGTTGTTATTAGAACCACAGCGGTTTCTAAAAATAATCCCGAACTCGTAGCGGCTGTGGAAAAGGGTATACCCGTTCTCTACCGTATGGAGCTTCTAAAAAAGGTACTTTCCACTAACATCTCCCTTTGTGTTACAGGTACCGATGGTAAGACCACTACTACAGCAATGCTTTCTAAAATTTTTATTGATGCTGGAAAAGATCCAACAGTTTTCCTTGGCGGGAAGGTGCCTTTCCTTGAACATGCCAACTACAGACGTGGAACTGGAATGACCATCGCAGAACTAGATGAGTCCGACGGTTTTTTTGCTTCTTTTAAAGCCGACCATGCCCTGATAACTAATGTCAGATTTGATCACCTTGAACACTACAATAACAGTCACGAGAACTTTCTCGACCACTTGATTCTCTTCGTGAATGGTGTTGCAGGAAAGATCGTTTACAACCACGATGATGATGTGCTCAGGATGCTTCTGGGTGAAACCAAACACGTGTCCTTTGGTAAATCCGGTGGTTACTACCGCTTTAAAAAGAGACGGGCAGTTGGGATAAACCAAACATTTGAAGTTCTTGAAGGCGATGTCTCATTAGGGGTATTTGAATTGAACATTCCAGGTGAGCACAACGTGTACAATGCGTTGGCTGCAATCGCCATGGCAAGACAGTTCGGAATAGATGTGGAGGTCATAAAGAGCTCACTGGCCACATTCGTTTCCGCCGACAGAAGGTTTACTCTCAGGGGTTATGACGAAGAGAAAGATGTGTATCTCATAGATGACTATGCACACACGCCAGATGAGATCAGAAACACAATCAAAGGCGCAAGAGAAGCTTTCCCTGATAAAAAGCTCGCAGTAGTGTTTCAGCCGCACAGATATTCTAGATTGGCAAGAGAGAATGGAAGATTCGCCGCTTCATTAAAAGGCGCTGATGAAGTCTGTGTTTTCAAGTTGTATGATGCTTATGAAAAGGGAAGTTACGCCCTCGATGAAACGGAAGTGCTGGACGGATTGAAGAAGCATAACGTACCCGCCCATCATCACGTTGATTATTATGAAGTGCTTAAATGGGTCGAGAAACAAGAAAAGGCAGTAGTTTTATTTCTTGGCGCCGGTGATGTCACAGAAATATCGCACCTCAGCGCTTTCAAACTCTGTTCAACACGTTGA
- a CDS encoding SLC13 family permease has protein sequence MSLNTLITLIIVVVTYGFIIFGKKNKAVITFGLALVIAAMKLVEGLEPENISRVIDLDTLGLLTGMMIIVAFLNSSGFFEYFSIKVIKFGGERFYFTLTLLMVVVALTSAFLDNVVTIIVMAPMMFLIADLLDMDPVPLIMLTLVIDNIGGGATLIGSPFNLVLGSISGFSFNDFIIKLGPASILVFMVLMLYFKKHIKVDASIISNIKKLDEMDENKAITDWKMMRVSLAVFLAVIILFVIHTVIGVELSYIALLGGIVLLLVNKKGFDHVSDKIDWDMLFFFAGLYIISHALESIGITELMANGLLHFQDSQLMMLIIPFALAAIFVPILNNVPAALIFGPVFRILVGFGFSTMIWWAFAISGNFATSLTPLGAVQNIVAITYLEREIGRSFGFKEYVRWMIMPVTISLVIGLLYILGLFAISK, from the coding sequence ATGAGCCTGAATACATTGATAACCCTGATCATAGTAGTTGTCACGTATGGTTTTATTATCTTCGGTAAAAAGAATAAGGCAGTAATTACTTTTGGCCTAGCGCTGGTTATCGCGGCCATGAAGCTCGTTGAAGGGCTTGAGCCGGAAAACATAAGTAGAGTCATTGATCTGGATACCCTCGGTCTTTTGACGGGTATGATGATTATCGTCGCATTCCTCAACTCTTCGGGTTTTTTTGAGTATTTCTCAATAAAAGTAATAAAGTTTGGTGGAGAACGTTTCTATTTTACTTTAACCCTCTTGATGGTTGTTGTTGCTCTGACTTCTGCATTCCTTGATAACGTAGTTACCATCATTGTAATGGCTCCAATGATGTTCTTGATAGCGGATCTATTAGATATGGATCCTGTACCATTGATAATGTTAACGCTTGTGATTGACAACATCGGAGGAGGAGCCACTTTGATAGGAAGCCCGTTCAATCTGGTGCTTGGTTCTATCAGTGGCTTTTCTTTTAATGACTTTATTATAAAACTTGGACCTGCTTCCATCCTGGTATTTATGGTTCTAATGCTCTATTTTAAGAAGCACATAAAAGTTGATGCGTCAATTATAAGCAATATCAAGAAGCTCGATGAAATGGATGAAAACAAAGCAATAACTGATTGGAAAATGATGAGGGTATCACTTGCCGTTTTTCTTGCGGTGATCATTCTTTTTGTAATTCATACGGTTATTGGCGTCGAACTTTCTTATATAGCCCTTTTGGGTGGAATCGTGCTCCTTTTGGTTAATAAGAAAGGTTTTGACCATGTATCGGATAAGATTGACTGGGATATGCTCTTCTTCTTTGCAGGGCTGTACATAATTTCTCACGCCCTCGAGTCTATCGGGATCACAGAATTAATGGCAAATGGGTTATTGCACTTCCAGGATAGTCAACTGATGATGTTGATAATACCTTTTGCGCTGGCCGCAATTTTTGTACCTATATTAAATAACGTGCCTGCAGCCCTCATATTTGGTCCTGTCTTCAGAATACTTGTGGGTTTCGGCTTTTCGACGATGATCTGGTGGGCTTTCGCCATAAGCGGTAATTTCGCAACGAGTCTAACACCTCTGGGAGCCGTTCAAAACATCGTCGCCATCACATATCTCGAGAGAGAAATCGGGAGATCATTCGGGTTCAAAGAATACGTACGCTGGATGATAATGCCCGTGACAATAAGTCTCGTGATTGGTCTGTTATATATTTTGGGGCTTTTTGCAATCTCAAAGTAA
- the sufU gene encoding Fe-S cluster assembly sulfur transfer protein SufU, with amino-acid sequence MRLEDLYSDVVMFHYKNSPHRGRLNNPTHEQEGANLSCGDLIHLYLIINDKGIIEELKYDGHGCAVSMASASMLADLVEGTSKEEAKKIIQEFYNMIKGEKYNAELLGDAAVFSSLRQFPVRVKCATLAWHTLEELIK; translated from the coding sequence ATGAGACTGGAAGATCTTTATTCGGATGTGGTGATGTTCCATTACAAGAATTCTCCACATAGAGGAAGGCTCAACAACCCAACCCACGAACAGGAAGGAGCGAATCTTTCCTGCGGTGATTTGATTCATCTATATCTCATAATCAATGACAAAGGAATTATCGAAGAATTGAAATATGATGGTCATGGTTGTGCTGTCAGTATGGCCTCAGCATCAATGCTGGCCGATCTTGTCGAAGGAACATCAAAAGAAGAAGCCAAAAAAATCATTCAAGAATTCTACAACATGATAAAAGGCGAGAAGTATAATGCAGAGCTTCTGGGAGACGCTGCCGTTTTTTCTAGCCTTCGCCAGTTCCCGGTAAGAGTGAAATGCGCCACCCTTGCCTGGCATACTCTAGAAGAACTGATCAAATGA
- a CDS encoding M42 family metallopeptidase, which yields MDFDKLTELLFVPGISGREEMIREKIIELLPKGIPYHVDDLGNLIVEIGQGEKLLGFAAHMDELGLLITGVNPDGTLNFKKIGGIPEELLPGRHVDVINSLGESIDGIIGFMPPHLSKNSKGIEPVIDVGASSPEEVSELGIEVIDYAVFRKQVSILNDKFVAARALDDRFGCALLLEFLEKALDMDLNKKLLFVWTVQEEVGLVGAQAIAAQYRPTAFFPIDSFACCSKLTGNIKPGNGPVLRMNDSSSIASYDLGKRLLSLAKEKEIPLQFGVTGGGTDGIPFLRKGVKMVPLSLAIKNLHSEVEYLSVEDYDHLLNLLVEITKVF from the coding sequence ATGGACTTCGATAAATTGACTGAATTATTGTTTGTCCCTGGAATCTCAGGGCGTGAAGAAATGATACGTGAAAAGATAATTGAATTATTACCAAAGGGAATCCCTTATCATGTCGACGATCTGGGAAACCTGATCGTTGAAATTGGACAGGGCGAAAAGCTTCTCGGTTTCGCCGCTCACATGGATGAGCTTGGTTTGTTGATCACGGGTGTAAATCCCGATGGTACGTTGAATTTCAAGAAAATAGGTGGAATCCCTGAAGAACTGTTACCAGGTAGACACGTGGACGTGATAAATTCCTTAGGAGAATCGATCGATGGGATAATCGGATTTATGCCGCCCCATCTGTCCAAAAATTCAAAGGGAATTGAACCAGTTATCGATGTTGGGGCAAGCTCCCCTGAAGAGGTCTCGGAGTTAGGGATAGAAGTTATTGATTACGCTGTTTTCAGAAAACAGGTATCCATTCTCAACGATAAATTCGTTGCCGCGAGGGCTCTGGACGATAGGTTTGGTTGTGCGCTGCTTTTGGAGTTTCTAGAGAAAGCGCTGGATATGGATCTAAACAAGAAACTCCTTTTTGTCTGGACAGTGCAGGAAGAAGTGGGGCTTGTGGGAGCTCAGGCCATTGCAGCGCAATATCGTCCGACTGCGTTTTTTCCCATCGATTCTTTCGCTTGCTGTTCGAAACTGACGGGAAACATCAAACCCGGTAACGGTCCTGTGTTGAGGATGAACGATAGTTCTTCAATAGCCTCCTATGACCTCGGAAAGCGTTTACTTTCACTGGCAAAAGAAAAAGAAATACCGCTTCAGTTTGGGGTTACAGGTGGCGGAACAGATGGTATTCCCTTCCTGAGGAAAGGGGTTAAAATGGTGCCACTGAGCCTTGCTATAAAAAACCTTCATTCAGAAGTGGAATACCTTTCTGTGGAAGATTATGATCATTTGTTGAACCTCTTAGTAGAGATTACGAAAGTGTTCTGA
- a CDS encoding SufD family Fe-S cluster assembly protein — protein MNMEKTLNLIHNEFKMLEPLPAILDIKDYSEDDFLPALDRCSEACDSFKRRAYEEYKTLKFPKWKRAPLEDLQLVKPIPNSKYIIEGPEIIRPMSEIKNFEKELLLNLDFQGSDRKFTLLADAFSREGVIIYTEKETNYTEPIFLNAMSEGFLASNLIVVGESSRLSIVFYGQNEGTFRAITNRFLLRKNAQLNVLFVNFASNNAYQFFNNYYLLDENARLQLYDINLGGEVTAPYHLVKAAAQGAKAVVKPLFFPANHEKIDMLYLGRITASEATVEIEGIGAVSGYSKAIFRGFIDIKKGAKNANGTEHSSTVMLSDTAIVQSIPSLFVDENEVNASHAASVGTVESEKIYYLMTRGLSKNEALKLVVTGAFDPVIEEIGRIFGEGAVGGVRDVIGERIG, from the coding sequence ATGAATATGGAGAAAACACTTAATTTGATACACAACGAATTCAAAATGCTTGAACCTCTTCCAGCGATTCTAGATATTAAAGACTATTCTGAAGATGATTTCTTGCCTGCCCTTGATAGATGTTCTGAAGCGTGTGACTCTTTTAAACGAAGGGCATACGAAGAATATAAAACCTTAAAATTCCCGAAGTGGAAGCGGGCTCCTCTCGAGGATCTTCAACTTGTAAAACCGATTCCCAACTCGAAATATATAATAGAAGGTCCGGAAATAATCAGACCGATGTCAGAGATAAAGAACTTTGAAAAAGAACTCTTGTTGAATCTCGATTTTCAAGGTTCTGATAGAAAATTCACCCTCCTTGCAGATGCCTTTTCAAGAGAAGGCGTGATCATATACACCGAAAAAGAGACAAACTATACTGAACCAATATTTCTGAATGCGATGTCTGAAGGATTTCTTGCCTCAAACCTCATTGTTGTTGGAGAGAGTTCCAGACTAAGTATTGTTTTTTACGGCCAAAACGAAGGTACTTTCAGAGCAATCACTAACCGCTTTCTGTTAAGAAAGAACGCTCAACTCAATGTGCTCTTTGTGAACTTCGCATCAAATAATGCGTACCAGTTCTTCAATAATTATTACTTACTGGATGAAAATGCTCGGTTACAGCTGTACGATATAAATCTTGGTGGTGAAGTAACCGCGCCATATCATCTTGTAAAGGCGGCAGCACAGGGAGCCAAAGCGGTCGTAAAGCCTCTATTTTTCCCAGCAAACCATGAAAAGATTGATATGCTGTATCTTGGCAGAATAACAGCTTCTGAAGCCACTGTTGAAATTGAAGGCATTGGCGCTGTATCCGGCTATTCAAAGGCTATTTTTCGGGGGTTTATTGATATAAAGAAGGGAGCGAAGAACGCCAACGGCACAGAACATTCTAGTACTGTGATGCTTTCTGATACAGCGATTGTGCAGTCGATTCCCAGTTTGTTTGTGGACGAGAACGAAGTTAACGCTTCTCACGCAGCTTCTGTAGGAACAGTGGAAAGTGAAAAGATATACTACCTCATGACACGAGGACTCTCAAAAAATGAAGCTCTGAAACTCGTTGTTACCGGGGCGTTTGACCCTGTGATTGAAGAAATAGGGAGAATTTTTGGCGAAGGTGCTGTTGGAGGTGTGCGTGATGTCATTGGTGAGAGGATTGGATGA
- a CDS encoding aminotransferase class V-fold PLP-dependent enzyme gives MSLVRGLDDYFCKLKSDFPIFSKHPDLVYLDNAATTQKPFSVIEKLKNFYSETNANVHRAVYRLAEESTALYEEAREIVASFVGAKSGEVIFTRGTTESLNLLAYSLGLSKKYRAFVVPLFEHHSNFVPWQQVAHILGLKFYPVKIHASGFLLEDVVKTINRCEKPFVFSMTGLTNSLGYRTPFEEVTKLVHSAGGVFVLDGAQLIPHEPFNFKESGVDFLAFSGHKILGPTGIGVLVGKEDLLKQMIPFQYGGEMIDRVGERDTTFAPIPHRFEAGTPNVAGAVGLGEALKYLERIGIEKISKHIKNLTEEAVKELSDIPGLTLYRPENSHGIISFSHENIHPHDLAELLSRLSNVAIRSGHHCSQQQMKVLGVSSLCRASFYLYNTHSDVKKLADGIREALRWFS, from the coding sequence ATGTCATTGGTGAGAGGATTGGATGATTATTTTTGTAAGTTAAAGTCCGATTTTCCCATATTTTCGAAGCATCCTGATTTGGTTTATCTTGACAATGCTGCAACTACTCAAAAACCGTTTTCCGTAATCGAGAAATTGAAGAACTTTTACAGTGAAACGAATGCCAATGTCCATCGGGCTGTCTACAGATTGGCTGAAGAATCTACAGCCCTCTATGAAGAGGCGCGGGAAATCGTTGCAAGTTTTGTTGGTGCCAAAAGCGGGGAAGTCATATTTACCCGCGGCACCACTGAGTCTTTGAATCTGCTCGCATATTCTCTTGGCCTTTCTAAAAAATATCGGGCTTTTGTCGTTCCACTTTTCGAACACCACAGCAATTTTGTACCCTGGCAGCAGGTGGCTCATATCCTTGGACTCAAATTTTATCCAGTTAAAATTCACGCGAGCGGATTCTTACTTGAAGATGTCGTGAAAACAATAAATCGTTGCGAAAAACCTTTCGTATTCTCTATGACAGGCTTGACCAACTCTCTCGGATACCGAACTCCATTTGAAGAGGTTACAAAGCTCGTCCATTCAGCTGGTGGAGTGTTTGTATTGGACGGCGCCCAGCTTATACCCCATGAACCTTTTAACTTCAAAGAGTCAGGAGTTGACTTTCTTGCCTTTTCTGGCCACAAGATACTCGGCCCAACAGGCATAGGTGTTCTTGTGGGTAAGGAAGATCTGTTAAAGCAGATGATTCCCTTCCAGTATGGAGGTGAAATGATAGACAGAGTAGGAGAACGCGATACCACCTTCGCGCCCATACCTCACAGGTTTGAAGCCGGCACTCCAAATGTAGCCGGAGCAGTGGGGCTTGGAGAAGCCTTGAAATACCTTGAAAGGATCGGAATCGAAAAAATCTCAAAACATATAAAAAACCTCACAGAAGAAGCTGTAAAAGAACTTTCGGATATCCCTGGACTCACCCTCTACCGTCCAGAAAATTCCCATGGCATAATAAGTTTTTCCCATGAGAATATCCACCCTCACGATCTGGCAGAACTCTTGAGCCGACTCTCTAATGTCGCTATTCGCAGTGGACATCACTGTTCTCAGCAACAGATGAAAGTCCTTGGAGTATCTTCCCTTTGCAGAGCCTCTTTTTACCTGTATAATACTCACAGTGATGTCAAAAAACTTGCTGATGGGATCAGGGAAGCATTGAGGTGGTTTTCATGA
- a CDS encoding radical SAM protein, with amino-acid sequence MDIYSWLVHSGVLSAVRKPSRYIGKELNSVKKTPEGKLRVLLAFPDIYEIGMSHIGLKLLYDLLNRENYVYAERAYLPWKDMLAEMKKYGIPVYSMESYTPVREFHILGITLQYELSYTNVLGLLEFSGIPLLQKDRSDEPLVVGGGPCTSNPEPMADFFDLFVIGDGEAAILEIAKLVHKNLELLKAGRRRELLSLLSRLPGVYVPSLGKREVHKALIKDLNDYEIMTSPVVPYMNVVHDRAVIEIMRGCNRGCRFCQAGMFYRPVRERKLEEVLSSIEPLIESTGYEELSFLSLSTMDYTAVEKLTSGTLQYLQKEKVGLSLPSTRVDSFGVEMATKIASIRKTGLTFAPEAGTQRLRNVINKNITEKEVIEAISSAIERGWKRVKLYFMIGLPTETEEDIEGIVELSKKVKRLGLKYLTVSISIFVPKPHTPFQYARQITPPEARKKFAILSKIKRFATLQLHDPGKSYIEGALSRGDRRVGEVIYRAYKAGSLFDEWGEEFRLSTWLKAFEACGIDPELYSREKRPDEKLPWDHISLGITREFLYREYQKALKEETTQDCRWDRCTLCGVCQEYRTFNVLNRV; translated from the coding sequence ATGGATATATACAGCTGGTTGGTACATTCAGGAGTTCTCTCGGCAGTGAGAAAGCCATCTCGTTACATAGGTAAAGAACTGAACAGCGTAAAAAAAACTCCTGAAGGTAAACTCAGGGTTTTGCTTGCTTTTCCGGACATATACGAAATTGGTATGTCGCACATCGGTTTAAAACTGCTCTACGATCTCCTGAATAGGGAAAACTACGTTTATGCTGAACGCGCTTACCTTCCGTGGAAAGACATGCTTGCAGAGATGAAGAAATACGGGATACCCGTCTATTCTATGGAAAGTTATACTCCAGTGAGGGAGTTCCATATTCTGGGGATAACCTTACAGTATGAACTCAGCTACACAAACGTTCTGGGACTTCTGGAATTTTCAGGTATACCTCTCCTTCAGAAAGATAGAAGCGACGAACCGTTGGTCGTGGGAGGCGGCCCCTGCACGAGCAATCCGGAACCCATGGCTGACTTCTTTGACCTATTCGTGATTGGTGACGGTGAAGCAGCGATACTTGAGATAGCAAAGCTTGTTCATAAAAACCTTGAGTTGTTAAAAGCCGGCAGGCGCAGAGAACTCTTATCCCTGCTTTCCAGACTGCCGGGCGTTTATGTCCCTTCCCTGGGAAAACGTGAAGTTCATAAAGCTCTAATAAAAGACCTGAACGACTACGAAATCATGACTTCCCCTGTCGTTCCATACATGAATGTTGTTCATGACAGGGCTGTGATAGAAATAATGAGAGGCTGCAACAGAGGCTGTCGCTTCTGTCAAGCCGGTATGTTTTACCGACCGGTGAGAGAAAGAAAATTGGAGGAAGTTCTCTCCAGCATTGAACCTCTTATAGAGAGTACAGGTTATGAAGAACTTTCTTTTCTCTCATTGAGTACTATGGACTATACGGCAGTGGAAAAGCTCACTTCTGGAACTCTTCAATACTTGCAGAAGGAAAAGGTCGGACTCTCCCTTCCATCCACAAGGGTCGACAGCTTTGGCGTTGAAATGGCTACAAAAATCGCTTCCATAAGGAAAACAGGGCTTACCTTTGCCCCCGAAGCTGGTACGCAAAGGCTGAGAAACGTTATAAACAAAAACATTACGGAAAAAGAAGTTATCGAAGCGATATCTTCAGCGATTGAGAGGGGGTGGAAACGAGTCAAACTGTACTTCATGATAGGTTTGCCCACGGAGACCGAGGAGGATATAGAAGGCATCGTGGAGTTATCAAAAAAAGTTAAACGTCTTGGGCTCAAGTATCTTACGGTCTCCATCTCAATATTCGTTCCAAAACCTCATACTCCGTTCCAGTACGCTAGACAAATAACACCTCCAGAGGCAAGAAAGAAATTTGCGATCCTTTCTAAGATCAAGAGGTTCGCCACCTTACAGTTACACGACCCCGGAAAGAGCTACATCGAAGGAGCTCTAAGTCGTGGAGACAGGCGGGTTGGTGAAGTTATTTACAGAGCATACAAAGCTGGCTCTCTCTTCGACGAATGGGGTGAAGAATTCAGACTTTCCACATGGTTGAAAGCATTCGAAGCTTGTGGGATAGATCCTGAACTTTATTCCAGAGAAAAAAGACCGGATGAAAAGCTGCCATGGGACCATATATCTCTGGGGATTACCAGAGAGTTCCTGTACAGAGAATACCAAAAGGCCCTGAAAGAAGAGACCACTCAGGACTGTAGATGGGACAGATGCACACTTTGCGGCGTGTGCCAGGAATATAGAACATTCAACGTGTTGAACAGAGTTTGA
- a CDS encoding UDP-N-acetylglucosamine--N-acetylmuramyl-(pentapeptide) pyrophosphoryl-undecaprenol N-acetylglucosamine transferase encodes MAKYRVVLCGGGTGGHYYPVLSVAQRLAEEYETEFLYFTIAGRLDDERVEMDLPNVRKIPLKLKGLLRPIYNPKNIGIILEHLEQMRLVKEEISKFKPDFLFSSGGYVSFPVVLAAKKLDIPIFLHEQNALPGIANKRLAKYATKVFISFEESASRFGKYAYKTCLTGNPVRKVSMSREEIFNTLEFDPTKPFIVVMGGSQGSDFINEKMLQLYSSICDDDGYQFLHVTGKGSNMEDFRKYPFVRVFEYIPNIHEYMAKADLVISRGGATSVAEIMNYRRKAIIIPWSGAAENHQYYNAVSLEKVGLGYVILENAVTPELLLSRIRDSLRKKTVVVPYEKEPVELIVENLFREESR; translated from the coding sequence TTGGCTAAGTACAGAGTGGTTCTTTGTGGTGGAGGTACAGGTGGACATTATTATCCCGTCCTCTCGGTAGCGCAGAGGCTTGCGGAAGAATACGAAACCGAGTTTCTTTATTTTACAATTGCAGGCCGTCTTGACGATGAAAGAGTTGAAATGGATTTACCAAATGTCAGGAAAATTCCTTTAAAGCTAAAAGGGCTTCTGAGACCTATATATAATCCAAAAAACATTGGAATCATTTTAGAACATCTTGAACAAATGCGGCTTGTTAAGGAAGAAATCAGTAAGTTTAAGCCTGATTTTTTGTTTTCCAGCGGTGGTTACGTTTCGTTCCCGGTTGTTCTGGCAGCAAAGAAGCTCGACATCCCTATTTTTTTGCATGAGCAGAACGCATTACCCGGTATTGCAAATAAAAGGCTTGCAAAGTATGCCACTAAAGTCTTTATAAGTTTTGAAGAAAGTGCTTCCAGGTTCGGTAAATATGCTTATAAGACCTGCTTAACGGGCAATCCTGTAAGAAAAGTGTCCATGAGCCGGGAAGAAATCTTCAACACATTGGAATTCGATCCTACGAAGCCTTTCATTGTTGTCATGGGAGGTAGTCAGGGATCTGACTTCATTAACGAAAAGATGTTACAGTTATACAGTTCTATTTGTGATGATGATGGCTACCAGTTTCTGCACGTTACGGGAAAAGGAAGCAATATGGAGGATTTTCGAAAATACCCCTTTGTCAGGGTTTTCGAGTACATTCCAAACATTCACGAATATATGGCTAAAGCAGATCTTGTAATATCCAGAGGTGGAGCAACATCTGTCGCAGAGATAATGAATTATCGTCGAAAAGCAATAATCATTCCCTGGAGCGGTGCGGCTGAGAACCATCAATATTACAACGCTGTTTCATTGGAAAAAGTCGGTCTTGGATATGTTATACTTGAAAACGCGGTTACGCCAGAGTTACTCCTTTCCAGGATTAGAGACAGCTTGAGGAAAAAAACAGTAGTCGTTCCCTATGAAAAGGAACCAGTCGAGTTAATTGTCGAAAACTTATTTCGGGAGGAATCACGTTGA